A genomic window from Bacillus rossius redtenbacheri isolate Brsri chromosome 7, Brsri_v3, whole genome shotgun sequence includes:
- the LOC134534239 gene encoding telomere length regulation protein TEL2 homolog, whose translation MWKVRELADKVTNVVMNYTEIEAKVREATNDDAWGPTGVLMQEIAQSTFMYEHFPEVMTMLWKRMLQDNKKNWRRTYKSLLLLNYLVRNGSERVVTSAREHIYDLRSLENYTYVDEFGKDQGINVRHKVHDLIEFIQDDDKLREERKKAKKNKDKYVGMSSDAMGMRFGGGIGTWDEGPQFNKKDEYADWDPDNNWSNPKNKGKGFDETFNNSDDSEGEGGGGGGGGRQRPNEYKDQERDNDSVDSSEQRKGANPGGQSNHSTPSRPARPVKKIDLGAALHYGRGAEGQATPAAGGRTPVAPGPGDDDFDPRGSEGGAEFSDFSVAFQGPETNNGTVTTSEFADFSSAFSGASPASSNPQQSLFGSAAASSVIPGLPAVPFPIHAAPPPASLPPQPAGFSASPFANGSIPGSGLSAGSSNSNTDLFSDIVGGFAAPPTPSVTSPAAAFGGSAGLFGLLDSNLNSTACQETSPSVAELTALAKRLASSEECDVEALKRLLAAVVSALPGPFLPQKFTGQDLHNPRVHRFLTSHYSATASLVVRWFAHDWPSDLTELAERVLAVDGAGCTMFQEALSVLCESLKDCAGPSSKMDFIVSALEGVVKSDGIESAVLEQCGGGMVDPSWQQTVQMLVSLPDRVANSLVGGVPDVFTHDNFCKLLCVHVAKCFRFLSEASDFGLECSNVEPLSLLLSKVILIFGDHGRSAGLKQLVKILEAWTASGAPAEVVRRTFRMLSLTSVEPACVLVLQTCENPDSAKRLFGSVVEDLPAWKYAVCSKLTLMSYRDWRDPRLLRNLVGTLSGDLARELLGRMLAVWSDRSGLTHAPLEQHVYLTQAVILCLQSVAGTLTPAQRLEVEKKLFAGVPVHLESQLEVVRAIGMATAEIVTSLLHSEMDDDSRKFKFSHDKLSAKTTELLSSLKSLVATNPLEKVQKEQPGGSDDTSNAVGMAVDLDLSEGNIVGGGQGKEVSKYSSGDELLLMLREQCCRPLVDKKGSLGETAVRIVEPTERPSFESGKSRDDAEQLDSDDDEDEMAEETTQPPRYLRDLRDGLLDTEKPGRFRESLKVAEQLIASQLPGDDESLGLELLQILLSAPDAVYMPDFKERQFAAAVAVVCAFPPHCAEYLAAEFSKGSRSYTVSQMLLMLDVLTSAARSLAGRDSPRKGGEASREDEGSTTTRKKRTPEELLLEESKKTVQDRIESHTRRFGSARKRQQHVEFVNRFAPVAGSFLFPLLRGFARLRTDYRDVGCLLLVAVLRAAAAMLACAANGPVAARLARELLEFCRGCRGSAEAEVREAAAVCVGAVALSVPRSALSPELWGQLAEARAWLASTAGPLEPHEGCRSVSAAVLALLDHRVFSL comes from the exons ATGTGGAAAGTAAGAGAACTTGCAGATAAAGT GACCAATGTtgtaatgaactacactgaaATAGAGGCAAAAGTCAGAGAAGCAACGAATGACGATGCTTGGGGTCCCACAG GAGTACTTATGCAAGAAATTGCTCAGTCAACGTTCATGTATGAACACTTTCCGGAAGTGATGACCATGTTGTGGAAGAGAATGTTGCAAGACAACAAAAAGAATTGGCGTAGAACCTACAAG TCTTTGCTGCTGTTGAACTACCTTGTCCGCAATGGCTCAGAACGTGTTGTCACATCAGCGAGAGAGCACATATATGATCTACGAAGCCTCGAAAATTATACATATGTAGATGAATTTGGGAAAGATCAAGGAATTAACGTTAG gcataAGGTTCATGACTTAATAGAATTTATTCAAGATGATGATAAACTAAGAGAAGAAAGGAAGAAAGCAAAGAAAAACAAGGATAAATATGTTGGAATGTCAAGTGATGCCATGGGTATGAGGTTTG gAGGTGGAATTGGCACTTGGGACGAAGGACCACAATTCAACAAGAAGGACGAGTATGCAGACTGGGATCCGGACAATAATTGGTCAAACCCCAAAAATAAGGGAAAAGGTTTTGACGAGACGTTCAACAACAG CGACGACAGCGAGGGCGAGGGTGGGGGAGGCGGTGGCGGGGGGCGGCAGCGACCGAACGAGTACAAGGACCAGGAGAGGGACAACGACAGCGTGGACTCGTCGGAGCAGCGCAAGGGCGCCAACCCGGGCGGCCAGTCGAACCACAGCACGCCCTCGCGCCCCGCCCGGCCCGTCAAGAAGATCGACCTGGGGGCGGCGCTCCACTACGGCCGCGGCGCCGAGGGGCAGGCCACTCCCGCGGCGGGCGGCAGGACGCCGGTCGCTCCCGGCCCGGGGGACGACGACTTCGACCCCCGCGGGTCGGAGGGCGGCGCGGAGTTCAGCGACTTCAGCGTGGCGTTCCAGGGCCCCGAAACCAACAA CGGCACAGTGACCACCAGCGAGTTTGCGGACTTCAGCAGCGCATTCAGCGGCGCGAGCCCGGCGTCTTCCAACCCGCAGCAGTCTCTGTTTGGCTCCGCCGCGGCGAGCAGCGTCATCCCGGGACTCCCCGCCGTGCCCTTCCCCATTCACGCCGCGCCCCCGCCCGCGTCGCTCCCGCCCCAGCCGGCTGGCTTCTCCGCGTCGCCGTTCGCCAACGGCAGCATCCCAG GTTCCGGGTTATCTGCTGGCTCGAGTAACTCCAACACGGACTTGTTTTCGGACATTGTGGGAGGGTTCGCTGCTCCGCCCACGCCCTCCGTGACCTCTCCAGCAGCAGCCTTCGGCGGCAGTGCCGGACTCTTCGGGCTCCTGGACTCAAACCTGAACTCTACAG CCTGCCAAGAGACATCACCTTCCGTCGCAGAGCTGACCGCCCTTGCGAAGAGACTAGCGTCGAGCGAAGAGTGTGATGTTGAGGCCCTGAAGCGTTTGCTCGCCGCTGTTGTGAGCGCACTGCCAGGCCCGTTCCTGCCGCAGAAGTTCACCGGGCAAGACTTGCACAATCCTAGAGTCCACCGTTTCCTGACGTCACACTACAGCGCGACAGCCAGCCTGGTGGTGCGGTGGTTTGCCCACGATTGGCCAAGTGACTTGACCGAGCTAGCAGAGAGAGTGTTGGCGGTGGACGGTGCAGGCTGCACGATGTTTCAAGAGGCTCTGTCCGTGCTGTGCGAGTCTTTGAAGGACTGCGCAGGTCCCAGCTCCAAGATGGATTTCATCGTCAGCGCTCTGGAAGGTGTCGTCAAGAGCGACGGAATAGAATCTGCAGTTCTCGAACAGTGTGGTGGTGGGATGGTGGATCCATCGTGGCAGCAAACAGTGCAGATGCTGGTGTCTCTACCTGACAGGGTCGCCAACAGTCTCGTCGGAGGCGTGCCCGATGTGTTCACACACGACAACTTTTGTAAATTATTGTGTGTCCACGTGGCAAAGTGCTTCAGGTTCCTGTCAGAGGCAAGTGACTTTGGGCTGGAGTGTTCGAATGTAGAGCCTCTGTCGTTGCTACTTAGCAAAGTGATTCTAATCTTTGGTGATCACGGAAGATCTGCTGGACTTAAGCAGCTCGTGAAAATCTTGGAGGCGTGGACCGCGAGCGGAGCTCCGGCGGAAGTGGTCCGGCGAACATTTCGAATGTTGTCCCTTACCAGTGTTGAACCAGCGTGTGTGCTGGTGCTTCAGACGTGCGAGAACCCGGACTCGGCGAAGCGTTTGTTCGGGAGCGTGGTGGAAGACTTGCCGGCGTGGAAGTACGCGGTGTGCTCCAAGCTCACGCTGATGAGCTACCGTGACTGGCGCGACCCCAGGCTCCTGCGTAACCTCGTGGGGACCCTGAGTGGCGACCTGGCCCGGGAGCTGCTGGGCCGGATGCTGGCGGTGTGGTCGGACCGCAGCGGGCTGACGCACGCTCCTCTGGAGCAGCACGTCTACCTGACCCAGGCCGTCATCCTGTGCCTGCAGAGCGTCGCCGGAACTCTGACGCCCGCGCAGCGGCTGGAGGTGGAGAAGAAACTTTTTGCCGGCGTCCCGGTTCATTTGGAGTCGCAGCTGGAGGTCGTGCGTGCGATCGGAATGGCCACCGCGGAAATTGTCACTTCGCTGCTGCACTCCGAGATGGACGATGACAGCCGGAAATTTAAGTTCTCCCACGACAAGCTCTCTGCGAAGACTACCGAGTTGTTATCTTCTCTGAAGTCTTTGGTTGCCACCAATCCGCTGGAGAAAGTACAGAAAGAACAGCCAGGTGGAAGTGATGACACTTCTAATGCAGTGGGGATGGCTGTTGATCTTGACCTGTCTGAAGGTAATATTGTTGGCGGTGGACAAGGGAAGGAAGTGTCCAAGTACAGTTCTGGTGACGAGTTGTTACTCATGCTGAGAGAACAATGCTGTAGGCCACTTGTTGACAAGAAGGGCAGTCTAGGTGAAACAGCTGTAAGGATCGTGGAGCCTACAGAGCGGCCTTCTTTTGAATCTGGAAAGTCACGTGATGACGCGGAACAACTTGACAGTGACGATGACGAAGATGAGATGGCAGAGGAGACAACGCAGCCACCCCGGTACCTGCGAGACCTCAGGGACGGGCTGCTGGACACGGAGAAGCCCGGACGGTTCCGCGAGAGCCTGAAGGTCGCGGAGCAGCTAATCGCGTCGCAGCTCCCCGGGGATGACGAGAGCCTCGGCTTGGAGCTGCTGCAGATACTCCTGTCGGCCCCGGACGCCGTCTACATGCCCGACTTCAAGGAGCGCCAGTTCGCCGCGGCTGTCGCGGTCGTGTGCGCGTTCCCGCCTCACTGCGCGGAGTATCTCGCCGCGGAGTTCAGCAAGGGAAGTCGAAGCTACACCGTCTCCCAGATGCTGCTCATGTTGGACGTCCTGACTTCCGCCGCCAGGAGTCTGGCCGGCAGGGACTCGCCCCGGAAAGGCGGCGAGGCGAGTCGAGAGGATGAAGGAAGCACCACGACACGAAAGAAGAGAACTCCGGAGGAACTGCTGTTGGAAGAGAGTAAGAAAACGGTGCAAGATAGAATCGAGAGTCACACGCGGAGGTTCGGGTCGGCGAGGAAACGGCAGCAGCACGTGGAGTTCGTGAATCGCTTCGCACCCGTGGCGGGCTCGTTCTTGTTCCCCCTGCTGCGTGGGTTCGCGAGGCTCAGGACGGACTACCGGGACGTGGGCTGCTTGCTGCTGgtcgccgtgctgcgcgcggcaGCCGCGATGCTGGCCTGCGCGGCCAACGGCCCGGTGGCAGCGCGTTTGGCCCGGGAGCTGCTGGAGTTCTGCCGGGGCTGCCGGGGTTCGGCCGAGGCCGAGGTGCGCGAGGCGGCCGCCGTGTGCGTGGGGGCCGTGGCCCTGAGTGTGCCGCGCTCCGCCCTCTCGCCCGAGCTGTGGGGCCAGCTGGCGGAGGCGCGGGCGTGGCTGGCCAGCACGGCCGGGCCGCTGGAGCCACACGAGGGGTGTCGCTCCGTGTCCGCTGCCGTGCTGGCGCTGCTCGACCACCGAGTCTTCAGCCTCTGA